In Oceanithermus desulfurans, a single window of DNA contains:
- a CDS encoding DUF72 domain-containing protein: MGKRVWVGCSGYFYWGWRGRFYPEDAPPSRWFEFYARRFDTVEMNSTFYRFPTEATVKRWLKKAPENFRFTVKAPRRITHIERMKEPASVAKLYAVLRTLEGHLGAVLFQLPPSLHYSPENLERVLAPLDPAFANALEFRHPSWWREEVYRALDDAGAIFASVSAPDLPDDYVETAGRAYLRFHGRTAWYRYRYREEELAVWARRVQAGSAEVVYAYFNNDPEAAAPDNALTFRGMLEDA, translated from the coding sequence ATGGGAAAACGGGTCTGGGTGGGCTGTTCCGGTTATTTCTACTGGGGCTGGCGCGGCCGCTTCTACCCCGAGGACGCCCCGCCCAGCCGCTGGTTCGAGTTCTACGCCCGGCGCTTCGACACCGTGGAGATGAACAGCACCTTCTACCGCTTCCCCACCGAGGCCACGGTGAAGCGCTGGCTGAAGAAGGCGCCCGAGAACTTCCGCTTCACGGTCAAGGCCCCGCGGCGCATCACCCACATCGAGCGCATGAAAGAGCCCGCCAGCGTGGCCAAGCTGTACGCGGTGCTGCGTACGCTGGAGGGCCATCTGGGGGCGGTGCTCTTCCAGCTCCCGCCCAGCCTTCACTACAGCCCGGAGAACCTGGAGCGGGTGCTGGCGCCGCTCGACCCGGCGTTCGCCAACGCGCTCGAGTTCCGCCACCCCAGCTGGTGGCGGGAAGAGGTCTACCGCGCCCTGGACGACGCGGGCGCCATCTTCGCCAGCGTGAGCGCCCCCGATCTGCCCGACGACTACGTCGAAACCGCGGGCCGGGCCTACCTACGCTTCCACGGCCGCACCGCCTGGTACCGCTACCGTTACCGCGAAGAGGAGCTGGCCGTTTGGGCGCGGCGGGTGCAGGCGGGTTCGGCGGAGGTCGTCTACGCCTACTTCAACAACGATCCCGAGGCCGCTGCGCCGGACAACGCCCTGACCTTCCGGGGGATGCTGGAGGACGCGTGA
- a CDS encoding NUDIX hydrolase: MSRVRFEHSAGGVLLDEACRVLLIRTTNLKGEPVWTLPKGLIEPGERPEDAALREVREETGYAAEIVRPLEPSTYWFVREGQKVKKRVDWFLMRPLRKAGEHDREVSATAWFPLAEAVRKLNYKSDRALLEALKGAAPCTET, from the coding sequence GTGAGCCGGGTACGCTTCGAACACTCCGCCGGCGGCGTCTTGCTCGACGAGGCCTGCCGGGTGCTGCTCATCCGCACCACCAACCTGAAGGGCGAGCCCGTCTGGACGCTGCCCAAGGGGCTGATCGAGCCCGGCGAGCGACCCGAGGACGCGGCGCTGCGCGAGGTGCGCGAGGAGACGGGCTACGCCGCCGAGATCGTGCGGCCGCTCGAGCCCAGCACCTACTGGTTCGTACGCGAGGGGCAGAAGGTCAAGAAGCGCGTCGACTGGTTCCTCATGCGCCCCCTGCGCAAGGCGGGCGAACACGACCGCGAGGTCAGCGCCACCGCCTGGTTTCCGCTGGCCGAGGCCGTTAGGAAACTAAACTACAAGAGTGACCGCGCTCTGCTCGAAGCGCTAAAGGGGGCTGCGCCGTGCACCGAAACGTAA
- a CDS encoding APC family permease, with protein MHRNVTEKLGLRELIAMGVGGMIGGGIFSVLGIAVSLSGHAAPLSFVIDMLIALAAGYHYVRLALTFRDDGASYTYLLRGWPEQPWIAGIEGWTVIMGYIGTLALYAFTFGAYGADLLGSAGNETVRIWLSLSVLLFFMFVNLEGVKSAGVTEDLIVYTKIAILGLFAIIGLARVQPGRFLPLFDQGTGGLFLGAAVIFVAYEGFQLITNAVAETENPDRDVPRGIYGSILITGLIYLLLAVVAVGTMSMDQIVQAKEYALAEVARPLLGNAGRVLIGLAALMATSSAINSTLFGASRMMAEMGSRGMMPREFDLRDRRGVPWLAVVVMTVLAGVFTLLGSLSVIAEFSSMTFLLVSIGVSLANIKLRARTGANLWVALLGLALMLATVLAIAAYLAVHNPKELTIILGLYVVIGVLAALYNRIYGRPYA; from the coding sequence GTGCACCGAAACGTAACCGAAAAACTGGGTCTTCGCGAATTGATCGCCATGGGCGTCGGCGGCATGATCGGCGGCGGCATCTTCTCGGTGCTGGGTATCGCGGTCAGCCTTTCCGGGCACGCCGCGCCGCTGTCCTTCGTGATCGACATGCTCATCGCTTTGGCCGCAGGTTATCACTATGTTCGTTTGGCGCTCACCTTTCGCGACGACGGCGCCAGCTATACCTATCTGTTGCGCGGCTGGCCCGAACAGCCGTGGATAGCCGGTATCGAGGGATGGACGGTCATCATGGGCTACATCGGCACGCTCGCGCTCTACGCGTTTACCTTCGGCGCTTACGGCGCCGACTTGCTGGGCAGCGCCGGAAACGAAACCGTCCGCATCTGGCTTTCGCTCAGCGTGCTGCTCTTCTTTATGTTCGTCAACCTCGAGGGCGTGAAGAGCGCCGGCGTAACCGAAGACCTGATCGTTTATACGAAGATCGCCATCCTCGGTCTCTTTGCAATCATCGGGTTGGCGCGCGTGCAGCCCGGACGTTTCCTGCCGCTCTTCGACCAGGGTACGGGAGGTTTGTTCTTGGGGGCGGCGGTCATCTTCGTGGCCTACGAAGGTTTTCAGCTGATCACCAATGCGGTGGCCGAGACCGAGAATCCCGATCGCGACGTGCCCCGGGGTATCTACGGCTCGATCCTCATCACCGGATTGATCTACCTCCTGCTCGCGGTGGTGGCCGTGGGTACGATGAGCATGGATCAGATCGTCCAGGCCAAGGAGTACGCGCTCGCCGAGGTGGCGCGGCCGCTTTTGGGGAACGCCGGCCGGGTACTGATTGGCCTGGCCGCGTTGATGGCGACCAGTTCGGCCATCAACTCGACCCTTTTCGGCGCCAGCCGCATGATGGCCGAAATGGGGAGCAGGGGAATGATGCCGCGTGAGTTCGACCTGAGGGACCGCAGAGGCGTTCCCTGGCTTGCGGTCGTGGTCATGACCGTACTCGCCGGGGTATTCACCCTGCTGGGGTCGCTCAGCGTGATCGCCGAGTTCTCGAGCATGACCTTTCTGCTCGTATCCATTGGAGTTTCGCTTGCGAACATTAAGTTGCGGGCGCGCACCGGCGCTAACCTTTGGGTTGCGCTATTGGGGCTGGCCCTGATGCTGGCTACCGTACTGGCCATCGCAGCCTATCTGGCGGTCCACAACCCCAAAGAGCTGACGATCATCTTAGGTCTGTACGTGGTAATCGGGGTTTTGGCCGCGCTCTATAACCGCATTTACGGTAGGCCATATGCCTAA
- a CDS encoding NRAMP family divalent metal transporter, which produces MPKPSQQLERELPALITGGAGDDPAGVITYTVVGATTGFTQLWLLLLTTPMLAAATTMAAKVALASGKGLTSVLAGRYGRIPSGAVVFFLLLANMATIAADTAGVAVALSMFSGVRWEVWVLPVLALLSLLLLEGYQRVKQVLAFLTAALLAYFVAAWVARPDAVQVALGFLPQLEASNAWMIAALGLLGTTISPYMMFWQAGEELEEIQAGIVASEDQSLADTWPGMLYSNLIAAAIVVASAAVLHATGAQVQTVEDAARALSPLGRLGYGFFIAGFIASGLLALPTLSGATAYAVAEWMGWPEGMGAGPARARGFYVVFVGGLVLAGLIALLPHFNPAQALYYSQVFDGVLLPLMLMVLLFLSNDVRLTGRRNPLWVNVAAVLGVVFAVLADAAALFFK; this is translated from the coding sequence ATGCCTAAACCCAGCCAGCAGCTCGAGCGCGAGCTTCCGGCCCTGATCACCGGTGGAGCGGGCGATGACCCGGCCGGGGTGATTACCTACACGGTCGTAGGCGCGACCACCGGTTTCACCCAGCTATGGTTGCTGTTGCTCACCACCCCCATGCTGGCGGCAGCCACCACCATGGCCGCCAAAGTGGCCCTCGCCAGCGGAAAAGGTTTGACCAGCGTGCTCGCGGGTCGCTACGGCCGCATACCGTCGGGTGCCGTGGTCTTTTTCCTGCTGTTGGCCAACATGGCCACCATCGCCGCCGACACCGCCGGGGTAGCCGTAGCGCTGTCCATGTTCAGCGGCGTGCGATGGGAGGTATGGGTACTGCCCGTCCTCGCTCTACTCTCTTTGCTGTTGTTGGAAGGATACCAACGGGTCAAACAGGTGCTGGCGTTCCTCACGGCCGCGTTGCTCGCCTACTTCGTGGCCGCGTGGGTGGCCAGGCCAGACGCGGTTCAGGTAGCCCTTGGTTTTCTTCCTCAACTGGAAGCAAGCAACGCTTGGATGATTGCCGCACTCGGGTTATTGGGCACCACGATTTCTCCCTACATGATGTTTTGGCAAGCCGGTGAGGAGCTGGAGGAAATTCAGGCGGGTATCGTTGCCAGTGAGGATCAGAGTCTCGCGGACACCTGGCCGGGCATGCTTTACTCGAACCTGATCGCTGCGGCCATCGTTGTCGCCTCTGCTGCGGTGCTCCATGCTACGGGTGCTCAGGTGCAGACCGTTGAAGATGCCGCCCGGGCGCTTTCACCTTTGGGGCGGCTGGGCTACGGGTTTTTCATAGCGGGGTTCATCGCCTCGGGTTTGTTGGCCCTGCCCACCCTTTCGGGAGCCACCGCCTACGCGGTGGCCGAGTGGATGGGCTGGCCCGAGGGCATGGGCGCGGGACCGGCCCGCGCCAGAGGGTTCTACGTGGTTTTCGTCGGCGGTTTGGTATTGGCCGGTCTGATCGCGCTCCTTCCTCACTTCAACCCGGCGCAGGCACTCTACTACAGCCAGGTCTTCGACGGCGTGCTGCTACCGTTGATGCTCATGGTGCTGCTCTTTTTGTCAAACGACGTCCGCCTCACCGGGCGGCGCAACCCTTTGTGGGTCAACGTGGCCGCGGTCTTGGGGGTGGTCTTCGCCGTACTGGCTGACGCAGCCGCATTGTTCTTCAAATAG
- the ligD gene encoding non-homologous end-joining DNA ligase, with protein sequence MVAVAGPNIWHLAGVEVEVKNLGKTFWPKAGYTKGDLLRYYRTVAPYLVPYLRGRPLTLKLCPDGVSAGCYYRRKLPGYAPGWFPKVLYNPKTKSGQVPLILVENEAHLIWLANQAAVEFHVWASTEPDLAHPTWLVLDLDPGDATDFGTVLEAALHVRAELARIGLTGWPKTSGGRGIHVLVPLETGRYTHAQVRAWAKAFALRLAERSRGLLRLPHGATHLGEGVFVDYAQNGYGRNTAAPYSVRARPGAPVSTPLTWNEVEQGGFGPADFHLGNVPGRLSEQGDLFAPVREYSQALPPLK encoded by the coding sequence GTGGTCGCCGTAGCCGGGCCAAACATCTGGCACCTTGCGGGAGTGGAGGTCGAGGTCAAGAACCTCGGCAAAACCTTCTGGCCCAAAGCTGGCTACACCAAGGGCGATCTGCTTCGCTATTACCGTACGGTCGCTCCCTACCTCGTGCCCTACCTGCGCGGACGTCCGCTAACCCTCAAACTATGCCCCGACGGCGTCAGCGCCGGTTGCTACTACCGCCGCAAGTTGCCCGGCTACGCACCCGGCTGGTTTCCGAAGGTGCTTTACAACCCTAAAACCAAGAGCGGGCAGGTGCCCCTGATTCTGGTCGAGAACGAGGCCCATTTGATCTGGCTGGCCAACCAGGCAGCTGTGGAGTTCCACGTATGGGCCAGCACCGAACCCGACCTCGCCCACCCCACCTGGCTCGTACTCGATCTGGACCCTGGTGACGCCACCGACTTCGGGACGGTGCTGGAGGCGGCCCTTCACGTTCGGGCGGAGTTGGCCCGTATCGGGCTTACCGGCTGGCCCAAGACCAGCGGAGGTCGGGGGATACACGTCCTCGTCCCCCTGGAAACAGGACGCTACACCCACGCCCAGGTGCGCGCCTGGGCCAAAGCCTTCGCCCTGCGGCTGGCGGAACGCTCGCGTGGTCTGCTGCGGCTGCCCCACGGGGCCACCCACCTTGGCGAAGGCGTTTTCGTGGACTACGCCCAGAACGGCTACGGGCGCAACACCGCCGCCCCTTACAGCGTGCGCGCCCGGCCCGGGGCCCCGGTGAGCACGCCGCTCACCTGGAATGAGGTCGAGCAGGGCGGCTTCGGCCCTGCGGACTTCCATCTGGGGAACGTCCCCGGACGTCTGAGCGAACAGGGTGACCTGTTCGCACCCGTGCGCGAGTACAGCCAAGCGCTGCCACCGCTCAAATGA